From Candidatus Neomarinimicrobiota bacterium, the proteins below share one genomic window:
- a CDS encoding branched-chain amino acid aminotransferase, with amino-acid sequence MKIEKAKTSRKGSINYSNLGFGKYFSDHMLILDYKNKTWEEPKIVPYQPMSIEPANITLHYGQCVFEGQKAFMGIDGKVRLFRLDSHYRRLVNSSRRMFIPEVPEDVYKEAVKRLVDLDRDLIPTEWGTSLYLRPFIIAMDNTLGLKVSETYRLMVITSPVASYYEEGLNPIRIEVNTQFSRVVKGGLGEVKAAANYAASLYATQTAKQRGFPQVLWLDGKEHKYVDEVGTMNIMFVIDGTLITPSLDEGTILPGITRDSVLKIAREWGWPVEERRIAFNEVVDAYKRGVLEEVFGTGTAAIISPVGELHYEGEAMVVNDRKIGPKSQKLYDTITGIQYGKLDDKFGWLTVIDDEK; translated from the coding sequence ATGAAAATTGAAAAGGCTAAAACATCGCGAAAAGGATCGATTAATTATTCAAACCTTGGTTTTGGAAAATATTTTTCCGATCACATGCTGATTCTGGATTACAAAAACAAAACGTGGGAAGAGCCAAAGATTGTTCCCTATCAGCCTATGAGTATCGAGCCGGCAAATATTACCCTGCATTATGGACAATGTGTCTTTGAAGGGCAAAAAGCTTTTATGGGGATTGACGGAAAGGTTCGGTTGTTCAGGCTGGATAGCCATTACCGGCGTCTGGTGAATTCATCCAGAAGGATGTTTATCCCCGAAGTTCCGGAAGATGTGTATAAAGAGGCGGTAAAAAGGCTTGTGGATTTGGACCGGGATCTGATTCCGACGGAATGGGGGACTTCCCTTTATTTGCGTCCCTTTATCATTGCCATGGACAATACACTGGGGCTCAAAGTATCTGAAACATACCGATTGATGGTGATTACCTCACCAGTAGCATCTTATTACGAGGAAGGATTGAATCCCATCCGTATCGAAGTAAACACCCAATTCAGCCGTGTAGTCAAAGGCGGACTGGGAGAGGTTAAAGCCGCTGCCAATTACGCAGCCAGTCTTTATGCTACACAGACGGCAAAACAGAGAGGATTTCCTCAGGTTTTATGGCTGGATGGCAAGGAACACAAATATGTGGATGAAGTAGGTACCATGAATATCATGTTCGTGATTGACGGGACCCTGATCACGCCTTCTCTGGACGAAGGTACCATTTTGCCGGGTATTACACGGGACAGTGTACTGAAAATCGCACGGGAATGGGGCTGGCCTGTGGAAGAACGACGGATTGCATTCAACGAAGTGGTAGATGCCTATAAACGGGGTGTGCTTGAAGAGGTCTTTGGAACAGGAACAGCTGCCATTATTTCTCCCGTCGGTGAACTCCATTATGAAGGAGAAGCCATGGTAGTAAATGACCGGAAAATCGGACCCAAATCACAAAAACTCTATGATACCATCACAGGTATCCAATATGGAAAATTAGACGATAAATTCGGATGGCTTACCGTCATTGATGACGAAAAATAA
- a CDS encoding deoxynucleoside kinase produces the protein MKPSFIGIAGNIGVGKTTFTRMLCDYYDWEPHFEVVVDNPYLSDFYADMKKWSFHLQIFFLGKRFKVQKKIQNLTQTIVQDRTIYEDAMIFAKSIHEFGNMSNRDWDCYREIFYEMTSYLKKPDLIVYLQASTDSLLSRIRKRGRDYEQSIDPEYLHLLNIHYDNWIRSLQKSGEINTLVIPTDHKDFVTDEAFRVESFQSIYTFLENSKK, from the coding sequence GTGAAACCTTCTTTTATCGGAATTGCGGGAAATATCGGTGTTGGAAAAACCACCTTCACCCGGATGCTATGTGATTATTATGACTGGGAACCCCATTTTGAGGTGGTAGTGGATAACCCTTATCTCTCTGATTTTTATGCAGATATGAAAAAATGGAGCTTCCACCTGCAAATCTTTTTTCTTGGCAAGCGCTTTAAAGTCCAAAAGAAAATTCAAAATTTGACGCAAACTATTGTTCAGGACCGGACTATCTATGAAGACGCCATGATTTTTGCTAAAAGTATTCATGAATTCGGGAACATGAGCAACCGGGACTGGGATTGCTATCGGGAGATATTCTATGAAATGACATCTTATCTGAAAAAACCGGATTTGATTGTGTACCTTCAGGCGTCTACCGATTCCCTCTTATCCCGGATCCGGAAAAGAGGAAGGGATTATGAACAATCTATCGATCCCGAATATCTTCATTTATTAAATATTCATTACGATAATTGGATCCGTTCCCTGCAGAAGAGTGGTGAAATCAATACGCTGGTTATACCGACTGACCATAAAGATTTTGTCACCGACGAAGCATTCCGTGTGGAATCTTTCCAGTCCATCTATACATTTTTGGAAAATTCCAAAAAATGA
- the mtaB gene encoding tRNA (N(6)-L-threonylcarbamoyladenosine(37)-C(2))-methylthiotransferase MtaB, which translates to MTQKTVSFHTLGCKLNQAETDALRTAFTEQGWKVVPFRQIADVTVINSCTVTNQADRKTRSAIYQAVKASPQGKIAVIGCLPQVAAESVSRIEGVDLILGNRDKFRIFEFLHELPSLPESPVICISDEDQDIYPENIFISSTGNRNRAFVKIQEGCANYCTFCVIPYARGKPVSRSFHDAIEETRKLVTEHHYKEIVLTGIDIGAYRDGSHDLLDLIQALERIDGLLRIRISSIEMNTLTDALIDYIADSRITAPHFHLSLQAGSDPILKAMNRKYTCQEFAHKVAYIRDKIPLASIGTDIITGFPGETEALFQETYRFIETLKFSYLHIFRFSPKKGTPAAIMKNQVSESEKIRRSRILRALDKRLRFLYASQFQGKTVRVLWESENEKGAKGFNEYYIQTLTGKHQAKLNEMNDVNIDSVDGDILRGHIL; encoded by the coding sequence TTGACACAGAAAACCGTATCATTCCATACATTAGGATGTAAACTTAATCAGGCGGAAACAGACGCTTTGAGAACCGCTTTTACAGAGCAGGGGTGGAAGGTTGTCCCTTTTAGGCAGATAGCAGATGTGACGGTGATTAATTCATGTACCGTGACAAACCAGGCAGACAGAAAAACCCGTAGTGCGATTTATCAGGCAGTGAAAGCATCACCTCAGGGAAAAATTGCCGTCATCGGATGCCTGCCCCAGGTGGCGGCAGAGAGCGTTTCACGTATTGAGGGTGTGGATTTGATTTTGGGAAACCGGGATAAATTCAGAATCTTCGAATTTCTGCATGAATTACCGTCCCTGCCTGAAAGTCCGGTGATCTGCATCAGTGATGAAGATCAGGATATCTACCCGGAAAACATTTTTATCAGCAGTACAGGAAACCGAAACCGGGCCTTTGTAAAGATTCAGGAAGGGTGTGCCAATTATTGCACATTTTGTGTGATTCCTTATGCCCGGGGCAAGCCGGTGAGCAGATCCTTTCACGATGCAATAGAAGAGACAAGAAAACTGGTTACAGAGCACCACTACAAAGAGATAGTTCTCACAGGTATCGATATCGGAGCCTACCGGGATGGGTCCCATGATTTACTGGATCTGATTCAGGCTCTGGAAAGGATCGACGGACTTTTACGAATCCGGATATCATCTATCGAAATGAATACTCTTACAGATGCTTTGATTGATTATATTGCCGATTCACGGATCACAGCTCCACACTTTCATCTGTCCCTTCAGGCGGGTTCAGATCCTATCCTCAAGGCGATGAACCGCAAATATACCTGTCAGGAATTTGCTCATAAGGTGGCGTACATCCGTGATAAAATCCCCCTGGCATCCATTGGAACGGATATTATTACCGGTTTCCCCGGTGAGACAGAAGCTCTTTTTCAGGAGACGTATCGTTTTATTGAAACCCTAAAATTCAGTTATCTCCACATTTTCCGTTTTTCACCGAAAAAGGGTACACCGGCAGCAATCATGAAAAATCAGGTGTCAGAAAGTGAAAAAATCAGACGAAGCCGGATTCTTCGTGCACTGGACAAACGGCTCCGTTTTCTCTATGCCTCCCAGTTTCAAGGAAAAACAGTCCGTGTTTTATGGGAATCGGAAAACGAGAAGGGTGCAAAAGGTTTTAATGAATATTATATTCAAACTCTCACGGGTAAACATCAGGCAAAGCTGAACGAGATGAATGATGTGAACATTGATTCTGTAGATGGAGACATATTAAGAGGACACATTCTGTGA
- a CDS encoding glucose-1-phosphate thymidylyltransferase: MKLRKALITAGGKGTRLRPITYVHNKHLIPLVNKPMLQYAIEYVASAGIKEIGIITNPDFEDLEKAFGNGKMFGVRLTYIPQEAPLGLAHAVITGESFLKGEPFVYYLGDNILRGGIQQFLNAFHENKSDCHLVLSKVRDPQRFGVPQIVDKRIISIEEKPEKPKSDYAVTGIYLYNESIYEAVHAIQPSPRGELEISDAHQYLIEHNRKVTYSEITGWWKDTGKPEDLLEANRMLLQDVQNHHSGYSDDKSVLAGQVFLSEGSVVENSIIRGPVHIGKNCRILNSYLGPYTCIGNGCEILNSEIEYSILMDDAAIRDVDIRIESSILGKSAVIRKTEGIPANHRFIIGDQSQVQIR; the protein is encoded by the coding sequence ATGAAACTCAGAAAAGCCCTGATCACAGCAGGAGGCAAAGGGACACGTCTGCGTCCCATTACCTACGTTCATAACAAACATCTCATTCCGCTGGTGAATAAACCTATGTTGCAGTATGCCATTGAATACGTGGCTTCAGCCGGGATAAAAGAGATCGGGATTATCACCAATCCGGATTTTGAAGACCTGGAAAAGGCCTTTGGAAATGGGAAGATGTTTGGTGTGCGCCTGACATATATTCCTCAGGAAGCGCCGCTGGGACTCGCCCATGCGGTGATTACCGGAGAATCCTTTTTAAAGGGAGAACCTTTTGTGTATTACCTGGGGGATAATATTCTCAGAGGGGGGATACAACAATTTCTGAATGCCTTTCATGAAAACAAATCAGATTGTCATCTGGTATTATCCAAAGTTCGGGATCCCCAGCGTTTTGGTGTCCCTCAAATTGTCGACAAGCGCATTATATCCATTGAAGAAAAACCGGAAAAGCCAAAGAGCGACTATGCTGTAACAGGCATTTATCTGTATAACGAATCAATTTATGAGGCCGTTCATGCCATTCAACCCAGTCCCCGGGGCGAGCTGGAAATTTCAGATGCCCATCAATATCTGATCGAGCACAACCGGAAAGTCACATACTCAGAAATCACCGGCTGGTGGAAAGATACAGGCAAACCCGAGGATCTGCTTGAAGCCAACCGGATGCTTCTTCAGGATGTTCAAAATCATCATTCCGGTTATTCCGATGACAAATCGGTTCTGGCCGGACAGGTCTTTTTATCAGAAGGCAGTGTCGTAGAAAACAGTATTATCCGGGGCCCTGTGCATATTGGAAAAAATTGCCGTATTCTAAACAGTTACCTGGGTCCCTATACCTGTATTGGGAACGGATGTGAAATTTTGAATTCTGAAATTGAATATTCGATTCTCATGGATGATGCTGCCATCCGGGATGTGGATATCCGGATTGAGAGCAGTATTTTGGGAAAGTCTGCCGTCATTCGAAAAACCGAAGGTATACCTGCAAATCACCGCTTTATCATCGGGGACCAAAGTCAGGTTCAGATTCGCTGA
- the leuC_2 gene encoding 3-isopropylmalate dehydratase large subunit gives MPQTLIQKILSRKTGHTDQHAGDLIRIQPELLLASNDSINSVIQKFYQSGMKTVPCPDKVILVNNASPIESVHQSRDTSHFQEFVHHHRIQTYYELGRSGCPSNVVINQGHIVPGLLTVSAEPHFAELGVMGAFPVLASDHEMALSLATGELWIQVPPSARFRFSGTLGNWVTGTDIGLHILKNYELPDNHKCVLEFSGEGLAELPLHERFNLANVLASFGYDYILFEADTEVLEYLNQRTDQEAFFDQPDEKADYIKDNEINLTAVSPMIALAIDGKETQILPVDSLTDESVHKIMAGAQGSGRFEDFQIGLKLMRYNPVNPAVQMMIMPSDTMVYSDLINNGLAGIFLDLGCEIYPSSFFKVLKEGLGIFTKVVHVMTTSPALFQSACHTEGHHVYLGSILTNFAAAVNGSIIHPKALEMKLHQVASHSHNEDSH, from the coding sequence ATGCCACAGACACTGATACAGAAAATATTATCCAGAAAAACCGGTCATACTGATCAGCATGCCGGAGATTTGATCCGCATTCAACCTGAATTGCTACTGGCTTCCAATGATAGTATCAACAGCGTTATCCAGAAATTTTATCAAAGCGGGATGAAAACCGTACCTTGCCCGGATAAAGTCATTTTGGTGAATAATGCTTCACCCATCGAATCGGTTCACCAATCCCGTGATACCTCCCATTTCCAGGAGTTTGTTCATCACCACCGGATTCAAACCTATTATGAATTGGGGCGCAGCGGGTGTCCTTCCAATGTGGTGATAAATCAGGGACACATTGTTCCCGGGTTGCTTACTGTATCTGCAGAGCCCCATTTCGCCGAATTGGGTGTCATGGGCGCTTTTCCTGTCCTTGCGTCAGACCACGAAATGGCTCTCTCCCTTGCCACCGGTGAGTTATGGATTCAGGTACCTCCCAGTGCCCGTTTCCGTTTCAGTGGAACTCTGGGAAATTGGGTGACGGGGACCGATATCGGTTTGCATATACTGAAAAATTATGAATTACCCGATAACCACAAATGTGTCCTGGAATTTTCCGGTGAAGGGCTGGCTGAACTCCCTCTTCATGAACGTTTCAATCTGGCCAATGTCCTTGCATCCTTCGGATACGATTATATTCTGTTTGAAGCAGATACAGAAGTGTTGGAATATTTAAATCAACGGACGGATCAGGAAGCCTTTTTTGATCAACCCGATGAAAAAGCAGATTATATCAAAGATAATGAAATTAACCTCACAGCCGTATCTCCAATGATAGCCCTGGCCATCGATGGAAAAGAGACTCAGATCCTTCCGGTAGACTCTCTGACTGATGAATCTGTCCATAAAATTATGGCAGGAGCCCAGGGATCCGGACGTTTTGAGGATTTCCAAATCGGCCTGAAACTTATGCGGTATAACCCGGTGAACCCTGCAGTACAGATGATGATTATGCCATCAGATACCATGGTCTACAGTGACTTGATCAATAATGGATTGGCAGGTATTTTTCTGGATCTGGGTTGCGAAATTTATCCTTCTTCCTTCTTTAAAGTACTCAAGGAAGGCCTGGGTATCTTTACAAAAGTCGTTCATGTGATGACCACATCACCGGCTCTTTTCCAATCAGCCTGTCATACGGAAGGGCATCATGTGTATCTTGGCAGTATCCTGACCAATTTTGCAGCGGCAGTAAACGGGAGCATTATTCATCCCAAAGCATTAGAGATGAAACTCCATCAAGTGGCCTCCCATTCCCACAATGAAGATTCCCATTGA
- the nadB gene encoding L-aspartate oxidase produces the protein MKRIKTDYLVIGSGIAGLTFALKVADHGTVAILTKKTAGESNTRYAQGGIAAVTSEDDQFEYHFRDTLKAGADLCHEDAVRILVNEGPDRIKDLVSWGVKFSRDDAKNLDLAREGGHRVKRILHASDMTGDEIEKTLLDKAVNHPNVQIFENYTAIDLITEHQVLDNLQFAFNVCFGVYALNNVTCEVEAFRADYILMAGGGASRVYLHTTNPEIATGDGIAMAYRAGTKIANMEFIQFHPTALYDPEHEPFLISEALRGFGGILRNGRGERFMTKYDEAKELAPRDIVARAIDSEMKQSGEKCVFLDMTGLPATDVKNRFPNIYRHCKKYLDLDITRNMIPVVPAAHYVCGGIMTNLNGQTSMHNLLASGENAHTGVHGANRLASNSLLEAVVFSHRAAMKVLQKPGPQFKVTIPDWDDSGVENDEEWGVLRHNRIEIQTIMWDYVGIVRSKNHLIRAMRRINLLYDEIEDYYKRTRVSKGLLELRNMTTIAYLITRSALSREESRGLHYRTDFPRKQEKFHKDTVI, from the coding sequence TTGAAGCGCATTAAAACAGATTATCTTGTCATCGGCAGTGGTATTGCCGGATTGACCTTTGCTTTGAAAGTTGCAGACCACGGAACCGTGGCCATTTTAACAAAAAAAACGGCGGGAGAAAGTAATACCCGGTATGCCCAGGGTGGCATCGCTGCCGTCACATCGGAAGATGATCAATTTGAATACCATTTCAGGGATACTTTAAAAGCCGGTGCCGATCTGTGCCATGAAGATGCTGTGCGGATTCTTGTAAATGAAGGTCCTGACAGGATTAAAGATTTGGTCTCATGGGGAGTGAAATTTTCACGAGATGATGCAAAAAATCTGGATCTTGCCCGTGAGGGCGGACACCGGGTAAAACGAATCCTTCATGCATCAGATATGACGGGAGACGAAATCGAAAAAACCCTTCTGGATAAAGCCGTCAATCACCCAAATGTCCAAATATTCGAGAATTATACGGCTATTGACCTGATTACCGAACATCAGGTTTTGGATAATCTTCAGTTTGCTTTTAATGTGTGTTTTGGCGTATATGCCCTCAATAATGTGACCTGTGAAGTGGAAGCTTTCAGGGCAGATTATATATTGATGGCAGGAGGAGGGGCATCCAGGGTTTACCTGCATACAACGAATCCTGAAATTGCTACAGGTGATGGCATTGCCATGGCGTACCGGGCAGGGACGAAAATTGCCAACATGGAATTTATCCAGTTTCATCCTACGGCACTCTATGATCCGGAGCATGAGCCGTTTCTGATCTCCGAGGCCTTGCGCGGTTTTGGAGGCATCTTGAGAAATGGCCGGGGCGAACGGTTTATGACCAAATACGATGAAGCAAAAGAGCTGGCTCCACGGGATATTGTCGCCCGTGCCATTGACAGTGAAATGAAACAAAGCGGGGAGAAATGTGTGTTTCTGGATATGACCGGACTCCCGGCAACCGACGTAAAAAACAGATTCCCCAATATTTACCGGCACTGCAAAAAGTATCTGGATCTGGACATCACACGTAACATGATTCCTGTGGTACCGGCGGCGCACTATGTTTGCGGCGGAATAATGACCAATCTGAACGGACAAACCTCGATGCATAATCTTCTGGCCAGCGGAGAAAATGCCCATACCGGCGTTCACGGAGCCAACCGGCTTGCATCCAACAGCCTGCTGGAAGCTGTCGTCTTCAGTCATCGTGCTGCCATGAAAGTATTGCAAAAACCCGGTCCCCAATTTAAAGTAACGATTCCCGACTGGGATGACTCAGGTGTGGAAAATGATGAGGAATGGGGAGTACTCAGACACAATCGCATTGAAATTCAAACCATAATGTGGGATTATGTGGGGATTGTCCGTTCAAAAAATCATCTGATCCGGGCCATGCGTCGGATCAATTTACTGTATGATGAAATTGAAGATTATTATAAACGGACCCGTGTGTCCAAAGGACTTCTGGAATTGCGGAATATGACCACTATCGCTTATCTGATTACCCGGTCTGCCCTGAGCCGGGAAGAAAGCCGCGGACTCCATTACAGGACGGATTTTCCCCGGAAACAGGAAAAGTTTCATAAGGATACGGTGATTTAA
- the polA gene encoding DNA polymerase I: MTPQKRLFLIDGMALAYRAHFAFIRNPLLTSDGRHVSAAYGFTKSVLKLIRDEKPEYLAVVFDAKEKTFRHEKYPEYKATREKMPFEMRPQIPWIREIMEAMNIPVFVKSGFEADDVIGTLAVQAQEKGLDTYMVSGDKDFMQLVNDHIFLYSPAVGNKDLVVYTCDEVKKKWDVGPERIVDLLSLMGDSSDNIPGIPGIGEKTAVKLIKKYGSFDLVLEKGQEESNARIRKGIEEHRESGLLSRELVTIKTDVPVELDLDTFQFTGFNEDALRKTLEKMEFYALINELQLGESHEDVEQNYRVLDTRKSLDDFIQKISGEKAFAFDTETDHIDANRANLVGVSLSYQAGQAVYIPLRFLNKENELFDTQDDVVYVLSQLKPLLENDNVLKVGHNIKYDLLVLKKYGVEGKGPLFDTMIAEYLLNPDMTSYKLDHLAQRYLNYKMQSIEELIGDKKSKQITMDKVSLEKAGFYAAEDADITWKLYKILEEKIHKEKLDKIFHDIEIPLVHVLTRMEDNGVYLDVEFLKNMEGEVRDELSKITEKIYDLAGERFNLNSPKQLGYILFEKLKYPVVKKTKTGYSTDVTVLETLKKEYPIAKHLLEYRTLSKLQSTYIETLPKQVNPRTGRVHTSFNQTVAATGRLSSTDPNFQNIPIRTPLGRRIRKAFIAQDKGWKILSADYSQVELRIMAHLSGDERLIQAFLEDADVHARTAALVFGVSEKEITEDMRRKAKVVNFGIMYGAGPFRMSNELDMSRQDAAALIKAYFDTYPGVEKYVENIKKEAAETGMVRTLLGRYRQVPDIRSENRNLRDAAERMAINMPVQGTAADLIKLAMIRVDADMQKKTLKSRMILQVHDELVFETAPDEEDVLCDLVKKDMESAMELDVPLKVDIGIGDSWFEAH; the protein is encoded by the coding sequence ATGACACCCCAAAAACGTCTCTTCCTGATTGATGGAATGGCGTTGGCATACAGAGCACATTTTGCTTTTATCCGCAATCCACTGCTAACCAGCGACGGTAGGCATGTCAGTGCGGCGTATGGCTTTACGAAGTCAGTTCTTAAACTTATCAGGGATGAAAAACCGGAGTATCTGGCCGTCGTTTTCGATGCCAAAGAAAAAACATTCAGACATGAAAAATATCCCGAATACAAGGCGACACGGGAAAAAATGCCTTTTGAAATGCGTCCACAGATTCCCTGGATCCGGGAGATTATGGAAGCCATGAATATTCCCGTTTTTGTGAAATCCGGATTTGAGGCCGATGATGTCATTGGCACCCTGGCTGTTCAGGCGCAGGAGAAGGGACTGGACACCTATATGGTATCGGGAGATAAGGATTTTATGCAATTGGTGAATGATCATATCTTTCTCTATTCACCGGCTGTGGGCAATAAGGATTTGGTGGTGTATACCTGTGATGAAGTGAAAAAAAAATGGGATGTTGGGCCGGAGCGGATTGTGGATCTCCTTTCGCTCATGGGGGATTCCTCTGATAACATTCCAGGTATTCCGGGAATTGGTGAAAAAACAGCCGTAAAGCTTATTAAAAAATATGGTTCTTTTGATCTTGTTCTGGAAAAAGGTCAGGAAGAAAGTAATGCCCGAATCCGAAAAGGCATTGAAGAACACAGGGAATCCGGCCTTTTAAGCCGGGAATTGGTGACCATCAAAACAGACGTTCCGGTGGAATTGGACCTTGATACCTTTCAGTTTACCGGATTCAATGAAGATGCATTACGTAAAACACTGGAAAAAATGGAGTTTTATGCCCTGATCAACGAATTGCAGTTGGGTGAATCCCATGAAGATGTAGAACAAAATTACCGGGTATTGGATACACGAAAATCTCTGGACGATTTTATCCAAAAAATCTCTGGTGAAAAGGCTTTTGCCTTCGACACGGAAACGGATCATATTGATGCCAACCGGGCAAACCTGGTAGGGGTTTCACTGAGTTATCAAGCCGGTCAGGCAGTGTATATTCCCTTAAGGTTTCTGAATAAAGAAAACGAACTTTTTGATACACAGGATGATGTGGTTTATGTCCTGAGCCAATTGAAACCCCTGTTGGAAAATGATAATGTGTTGAAGGTAGGGCATAATATAAAATATGATTTGCTGGTTCTTAAAAAATATGGAGTAGAAGGGAAAGGCCCCCTCTTTGATACCATGATTGCGGAATATCTTCTGAATCCTGATATGACTTCATATAAACTGGATCATTTGGCGCAACGGTATCTCAATTACAAAATGCAGTCTATAGAAGAACTCATCGGAGACAAAAAGTCCAAACAAATCACCATGGATAAAGTCTCCCTGGAAAAAGCCGGTTTTTACGCCGCCGAGGATGCGGATATCACCTGGAAATTGTATAAGATTCTGGAAGAAAAGATCCACAAGGAGAAACTGGATAAAATTTTTCATGATATTGAAATTCCCCTCGTTCATGTCCTGACCCGTATGGAAGATAACGGGGTATATCTGGATGTGGAATTTTTAAAAAACATGGAGGGAGAGGTCCGTGACGAGCTGTCAAAAATTACAGAAAAAATTTACGATCTGGCGGGAGAGCGATTCAATCTAAATTCTCCCAAACAGCTGGGATATATTCTTTTTGAAAAGTTAAAATATCCGGTGGTAAAGAAGACGAAAACCGGATATTCGACAGATGTGACCGTATTGGAAACGCTGAAGAAAGAGTATCCCATAGCAAAGCATCTTTTGGAGTACCGGACCCTCAGCAAATTACAATCCACCTATATTGAAACACTGCCGAAGCAGGTTAATCCAAGGACCGGACGGGTACACACGTCATTTAACCAGACTGTCGCGGCAACAGGCCGGTTGAGCAGTACGGACCCGAATTTCCAAAATATCCCCATTCGGACTCCTTTGGGACGGCGGATTCGAAAGGCTTTTATTGCTCAGGATAAGGGCTGGAAGATTCTGTCAGCGGATTACAGCCAGGTGGAATTACGCATCATGGCCCATCTTTCAGGGGATGAAAGATTGATTCAGGCTTTTTTGGAGGATGCCGATGTCCATGCCCGTACAGCTGCTCTGGTTTTTGGCGTATCGGAAAAAGAGATCACAGAAGACATGCGGCGGAAGGCTAAAGTTGTGAATTTCGGCATCATGTATGGAGCAGGTCCTTTCAGAATGTCCAATGAACTGGATATGAGCCGACAGGATGCGGCAGCCCTGATCAAAGCCTATTTTGATACATATCCCGGTGTGGAAAAATATGTGGAAAACATCAAGAAAGAAGCGGCTGAGACGGGGATGGTCCGCACCTTGCTGGGGCGGTACCGTCAGGTGCCGGATATCCGGAGTGAAAACCGGAACCTTCGGGATGCTGCAGAACGGATGGCCATCAATATGCCTGTCCAGGGAACGGCTGCGGATCTGATTAAACTGGCCATGATCCGGGTTGATGCCGATATGCAAAAGAAGACGTTAAAATCCAGGATGATTTTACAGGTCCATGATGAACTCGTGTTTGAAACGGCACCTGACGAAGAGGATGTACTCTGCGATCTGGTGAAAAAAGATATGGAATCGGCAATGGAATTGGATGTTCCTTTGAAAGTGGACATTGGCATAGGAGACAGTTGGTTTGAAGCGCATTAA